The nucleotide sequence CGAGGTGTCTTTCACGAGACACACGCCATGCTTGGGGATATCCAACTCGTTCTGAAACGGTCCCGTCAGGTATCGTTCCAGATGCGGCATGAGTTGAATCTCAGATAGTGCATCGCTGGGTTCCGCCCGTGGAGCGCGCCCGCTCTCGTCTTTCGCGAGGAATACTTGGCCACCTTGACCACGGAGTCTACCAATCTGTCCTGCCTCGGACAGGAGATCCCGAGCTTTCTCATAGAGATCGTCTGGTATTGTCTGAGCAAAGTCACGCGACAACATAACGCGCAAAACCCGATTGAGCACAGGTGTGCCATCAGGAGGCAATAGTGCTTTTAGGCGGTCTGCAACCGCCCGAGCGGAAAGCGCAGGCATTCACCATGTCCCAACCAGCCGCAACCTTAAAGAGAACTCTCAATACCTGCAAGATTTACTGTGGCTGGACGGGGCTCAGGTGACTTCTGCATACTGGGCCCGCTGGCAATAGCAGCGACTTTACCTGGAGGCCGCCGGCATTCCGCTCGATCCGTCCTTTGCCGAGCAGAAGGACATCATGCTCCGCTGCAAGGGCGTGTTCTACGCCTGCGGCGACGGCGCAGAGGCGCGCCGCTTCAACCGCATGCTGATCGACGCCGAGCTGATCCGCGGGCTTTAGGGGTCTGCAGCGAGACAGATTGAGGTCTGCTCCAGAAGGCGCCTTTCCGGTTCCGTCCTCCGTCCGGAGGATGACAGTCGCGACGCCAATGCCTAGCTCATCTGCATCCGCAACATGGGAGGTTGATATGACGTCGTCCGTCAAGGAGATGCTGGCCGCGGCCAATGCCGCGGTGCCGAAGATCACGCCGGCCGAGGCGAAGGCGATGATCGCCAAGGGCAACACGCTGGTGCTCGACGTGCGCGATGCGCCGGAGATCGAGAAGAGCGGCAAAATCGAAGGCGCCCACCACGTCTCGCGCGGCATGCTCGAATTCCGCGCCGATCCGGACTCGCCGTATCACGACAAGGCCTTTGCCAAGGACAAGACCATCATCCTGTATTGCGCCTCCGGCGGCCGCTCGGCGCTGTCGGGCAAGACGCTCAAGGATCTCGGCTACGACAAGGTGTTCAATGTCGGCGCGTTCAAGGACTGGGCCGAAAGCGGCGGCCCGGTCGACAAACCGATCGAGGCGGGGATGTAGCTTGCGTGCATGGGGCAGGCGAAAGCCTGCTCCATGCCCCGCCGTCATTCGGGCTCGCGGAAGGCGAGACCCGTGGACGGGCATGACAGCGGAGCTTGGACCATAGCCGTCATCGCGAGCGTAGCGAAGCGATCCAGGGGCGACACAGATGATGTGCATTTTAGCCCCTGGATTGCTTCGCTACGCTCGCAATGACGGTGGTGAACAGTGTCGCCCCACCACGGTGTCATCGCCCGGCTTGACCGGGCGATCCAGTACGCCGAAACCTTGGTGAGTCCTCCGAGAGCTCGCGGCGTACTGGATGCCCGCCTGCGCGGGCATGACGCCGGAGTTTGAATTATGACAGTCAGCGCGAGCTTCGGCGGACACGTCGCTGCGTTCCCCATGACGCGCTCAGGCAGCGGGCCTCACTTCGAAATCTTGCTCCACAGCCAGCGCGCGACCGCCTGTGGCGACGACTCCGCGTCGCTTCCGGAAGCGCGCAGATTTGCTTGCTGCATCGTCGCGATGTCGATGCGGCCGAGCAGGGGGCGCAAGGCATCCTGCAATGCGCGGTCATCAGTGCGCTTCGGCGACAGCAGCAGGATCGCGTCGTAAGGCGGGATCGCATGCTTGGGATCGTCGAGCACGACGAGATCGTATTTCGCGATCAGCCCGTCGCTGGTGTAGCCGGCGATGATGTCCACCTCGCCCGAGGCGACGGCGGCGTACATGAAGTCCGGCTGCATCTGGCGCTGGGCGCGGAAGGCGAGGCCATAGGCGTCGCGCAAGGCGGCCCATTCCGGCCGGGAGAAGAACTCGTAGTCGCCGGCGATCGACATGCCGGATGTATGCCGCGCGAGATCCTCGATCGCGCGGATGCCGAGCGCCTCGGCCTTCTTGCGCGGCATCACCAGCGCATAGGCGTTCTCGAAGCCGAGCTCGCCGAGCAGGGTGACCTTGTCCTTGGCGAGATCCTGCTTCAAGGCGGCGAGCAGCGCCTCGCGCGGCAACTGCTCCTTGTGATGAAACTGGTTGGCCCACAGCGTGCCGGAGTAATCGACATAGGCATCGATGTCGCCGTTCCTCAGCGCCTCATAGATCACGCTGGAGCCGAGCCCCGCGCGCGACGTGGCCGTGAGACCCGCGGCCTGCAGCCGCTCGCTGATCAGCGCCGACAGCACATATTGCTCGGTGAAGGTCTTTGCGCCGATCACGTAGCGCGCGGAGGTGCCGGCGAGCGAGGGCAGAAGGCTTGCCGCGACCATCAGCGCGATCGTCGCCGTGCCGAGTCCCACGCGCGCGCGGCTGCGCGTGCGCAGCCCGTTCTCGATCAGCGCCAGCAACTGATCGACCACGAGCGCCAGCACCGCGGCCGCGACGCAACCGAATACGACCAGCACCCAGTTCTGCGTCTGCAATCCGGCAAAGATGTAGTTGCCGAGCGAGGTCTGGCCGATCGGCGTCGACAGGGTGGCGGTGCCGATCACCCAGACCGCGGCAGTGCGGATGCCGGCCATGATGACCGGCAGCGCCAGCGGCAGCTCGACCATGGTCAGCGCTTGGCGTTCGGTCATGCCGACGCCCTTGGCGGCCTCGATCAGGCCGGCGTCGACGCCATCAAGTCCGGTGATGGTGTTGCGCAGCACCGGCAGCATCGAATACAGCGCCAGGGCCAGCACCGCCGGCAGGAAGCCGAACGCCGAGAACGACAGGCCGAACCAGCGCAGGCTCAGTGCGGCGAGCGCCAGCAGCAGCGGATAGAACAATGCGAGCAGCGCCAGGCCGGGCACGGTCTGCACCACGCTGGCGAGGCCGAGCAGCAGATTGCGCAGCGACGGTTTGTTGCGCGCGAGCAGCGCCAAAGGAAAGCTGATCACGAGGCCGAGCGCCAGCGCGGCGATGCTGACGCGCAGATGACTGCCGAGATAGTCGGCGAGATGCGACAGCGCCTCGGCCAAGCGCGGATCGGACAGCAGGCTCATGCGGCGCCGCCTTCGGGCAGCAGCGCTGCGAGCCGTGCGGCTTGGCGCCGCGGCGTCGACATCAGCTCCGTCACATAGGGCTCGCGGCTGGCTGCGAGCTCCGCGGCCGTGCCGACCTCGATTAGGCGGCCCGTCCGCATCACCGCAATGCGATCAGCCAAGAGCAGGGCTTCGGTGATGTCGTGGGTGATCATCAGCGTGGTCAGTCCGAGCTTCTCGTGCAGCGCGCAATAATCGTGACCGAGCGCATCGCGCGTCAGCGGATCGAGCGCGCCGAACGGCTCGTCCATCAGCACGATGCGGGGCTTGGCGGCGAGCGCGCGGGCGACGCCGACGCGCTGGCGCTGGCCGCCTGAGAGCTCGTCGGGCATGCGGTCGCGGTAGGCCTTGCGATCGAGCTGCACGAGGTCGAGCAGCTCGTCGACGCGGGCGGCGATGTCGTTGGCCGGCGTGCCCAGCAGCTTCGGGGTGATGCCGATGTTGGACGCAACCGTCATGTGTGGAAACAGCGCGCCGTTCTGGAACACATTGCCGATCCGCCGTCGCAGGGCGACCGGCTCGAGGCCGCCGATGTCCTCGCCGCCGATGCGGATCGCACCGCCGTCCAGCGCGATCAGGCGGTTGGTCAGCCGCAGCAGCGTGGTCTTGCCCGAGCCGGAGCCGCCGACGATCGCCAGGAACTCGCCCTCGGCGATGTCGAGCGAGACGTCGTCCACCGCGACCACCGGACCGGGGAAAGTCTTGCGGACACGATCATAGGTGATGAGGGGCGTGCGCGGCATGCGGCCTTTCGGGGGCGAGGGGCCTCGGCCCCAGACCTAGCACGTCCGAGGGCTGCGTTGAACTTCACGGCGCAAGCGGCTAAGCCGTCCGGGCCATTTTCGGGGAGGAACTTGGACGTGACGCAGTCAACGGCCGCCGCGGTCTCGCTTGAGGGGACGACGGTCGCATTCCGTCTTGCTGGCGGGCGCACCTATACCGCCGTCGAGACGGCGCAGCTGAGCGTTGAAGACGGCGAGTTCGTCGCCATCGTCGGGCCGACCGGCTGCGGCAAGTCCACTTTGTTGAACGTCGCCGCGGGACTGCTGAAGCCCGCGGCCGGCCACGTGCGCATCTTCGGCAAGCCGCTGGCGGGCCTCAATCGCGAGGCCGGCTACCTGTTCCAGGCGGATGCGCTGTTTCCCTGGAAGACGGCGCTGGAGAACGTCGCGATCGGCCTCGAGGTTGCGGGCACGTCCTCGACCGAAGCTTCCGCCAAGGCGCAGCAATGGCTGACGTCGGTCGGCCTCGGCGCGTTCGGCAACCGCTATCCGCACATGCTGTCGGGCGGCCAGCGCAAGCGCGTCGGCCTCGCCCAGGTGCTGATCCGCAATCCCCGCATCATCCTGATGGACGAGCCGTTCGGCCCGCTCGACGCGCAGACGCGGCAGATCATGGGCAATCTGCTGCTCGACCTCTGGAACGCCGACCGCAAGGCCGTGCTGTTCGTCACCCATGACCTGGAAGAGGCGATCGCGCTCGCCGACCGCGTCGTCATCATGTCGGCCGGTCCGGCCTCGCGCATCATCGGCGACTGGCGCGTGACCCTGCCGCGCCCGCGCGACATCTTCGAGGTGCGCATGAAGCACGAGTTCCACGAGCTGCATCGCGAGATCTGGCAGACGCTGAAGGCCGAGGTCGAGAAGACCTACAAGCAGGCGGAGGCGGTGTGATGTCGCGTTCGAGACTGGCTATCTGCCAAGGGCTCAGCTCAGACTCCCCTCCCCCTTGCGGGGAGGGGTGGGGGGTGGAGGTCCCAGGAAAGATTCTCGCTCGTGGCACCCCCACCCCCGACCCCTCCCCGCAAGGGGGAGGGGGGCCCAGCAGTGCGCGACGCTGCGATCTCGCGTCCCTCATGCAGATGGAAGCAGTATGATGTCGCGTGTCACCCTGCTCGCGCTGCAATTGCTCGTCGCGATCGTCGCGATCGCGTTGTGGCAGTTCTTCGCCACCGTGCCGGTGTTCGGCCGCATCCTGCTGCCGCCGTTCTTCTTCTCCAACCCGGTCGACGTGTTCAGTCAGGTCGTCAAATGGTTCGCGACCGGCGCGATCTGGAAGCATCTCGCGATCACCCTGTGGGAATCGATCCTCGCTTTCGCGATCGGCTCCCTCGGCGGCGTGCTGGTCGGCTTCTGGTTCGCGCGCAAGCCGCTGGTCGCTGCGGTGTTCGATCCCTACGTCAAGATGGCCAACGCGCTGCCGCGCGTGGTGCTGGCGCCGATCTTCACGCTGTGGCTGGGCCTCGGGATCTGGTCCAAGGTCGCGCTCGGCGTCACGCTGGTGTTCTTCATCGTGTTCTTCAACGTCTATCAGGGCGTGAAGGAGGTCTCGACGGTGGTGCGCGACAACGCGCGCATGCTGGGCATGAGCGAGCGGCAGCTGATGCGCCATGTGTATTGGCCATCGGCGCTGTCGTGGATGTTCTCCTCGCTGCATACCTCGGTCGGCTTCGCCGTGGTCGGCGCCGTGGTCGGCGAATATCTCGGCTCGGCCGCGGGCCTCGGCTATTTGATCCAGCAAGCCGAGGGCGTGTTCGACGTCGCCGGCGTGTTCGCCGGCATGTTCGTGCTGTCGGCCTTCGTCATCCTGATCGACATCTGCGTGACGCTGGTGGAACGCCGGCTGCTGGTGTGGCGGCCCGATGCGGCGGATGGGCGATGAGGGCAGTGCTCTCACGCCACCCTCCGCTGTCGTCCCCGCGAACGCGGGGACCCATAACCCCAGGGAGTGGTTTGGGGCAGGCGGGAGGACCAGTCTTTTCTCACCGCGAGATCACGCGGTATGGGTCCCTGCGTTCGCAGGGACGACAGCGGAGGATCTGGCCGCCTTCTCAACTCCACCGCACAGGCCTAGTCTGATCGACAACACGAACGGAGGAAACAACATGAACAAGATCATCGGCCGGGTCACCGGCGCGCTGCTGGCGCTGACGCTCAGCACGGGGATCGCCTCGGCAGCGAGCAAGGTCACGATTGCAGTCGGCGGCGGCGCCTGCCTGTGCTATCTCCCGACGGTCCTCGCCAAGCAGCTCGGCGAATATGAGAAGGCCGGGCTCGACGTCGAGCTGGTCGATCTCAAGGGCGGCTCGGATGCGTTGAAGGCCGTGCTCGGCGGCAGCGCCGATGTCGTCTCCGGCTATTTCGATCATTGTGTCAATCTCGCCGCCAAGAAGCAGGAGATGCAGTCGTTCGTCGTCTACGACCGCTATCCCGGCCTCGTGCTGGTGGTCGCGCCGTCGCACAACAAGGAGATCAACTCCATCAAGGATCTCGCCGGCAAGAAGGTCGGCGTCAGCGCGCCGGGCTCCTCGACCGACTTCTTCCTGAAGTACATGCTGAAGAAGAACGGCCTCGATCCCGCAGGCACTGCCGTGATCGGTGTCGGCCTCGGCGCCACCGCGGTGGCGGCCATGCAGCAGGGCCAGATCGACGCGGCCGTGATGCTCGATCCCTCGGTGACCGTGCTGCAGGGCGCCTATCCGGACCTCAAGATCCTCTCTGATACCCGCACCCAGCACGACACGCTCGAGGTGTTTGGCGGCGAATATCCGGGCGGCGCGCTGTATTCGACGGTGGCCTGGATCGCCGGCCACGAGAAGGAGACGCAGGCGCTCACCAATGCGATCGTCGCGACGCTCGGCTGGATCCATGCGCATACGCCGGAGGAGATCATGGCCAAGATGCCGGAGGAGCTCGTCGGCAAGGACAAGGCGCTGTATCTCGCCGCGCTGAAGAACACGATCCCGATGTATTCGCAGACCGGCAAGATGGACCCGAAGGGCGCGGACGCCGTGCTCGCCGTGTTCTCGACCGGCTCGCCTGAGGTCGCCAAGGCCAATATCGACGTCAGCAAGACCTTCACCAACAAGTTCGTCGAGCAGGCGAAGGCTGCGAAATAACGGGATGACCGACGTCGTCATCCATCGCGTCACCACGCTCGACCTCAAGGTCGAGCCGTTCGAGTGGCCGTTCGCACGAGAGCGCCGCGACGACATCGCGGCGCATTTCGCCGAGCGCCAGCGCGAGAAGCCCGGCCTGTGGAACGGCCGCATCCTGCTCGGGCGTGAGGCCCGCTTCGATCACGGGCAGTTCTCGGCCAGCTATTTCGAGACGGATTTCGCCAGCCTGCTGGCGTGGCGCGACTGGGGCTTTCCGGACCGCACCGCCTTCAACGGCTTCGGCATGGGCGCGATACGCTCCAGCGACGGCGCGTTCGTACTCGGCGAGATGGGCGCGCACACCGCCAATGCCGGCCGGCTGTATTTCCCGGCGGGCACCCCGGATCTCGACGACGTCGACGGCAGCACGCTCGATCTGGCGTCCAACGTCGCGCGTGAGGTCGAGGAGGAGACCGGGCTGACCCCGGCGGACTATCAGGCATCCGCGCATTGGGACTGCGTCGTGACCGGCGCGTCGGTCGCCTTGATGCGCGTGCTCGACGTGGCCGAGACCGGCGAGGTCCTGCAGCGTCGCATCGAAGCCAATCTCGCCGCGCAGGATGAGCCGGAACTCGCAGGCGTCCGGCTGGTTCGGAGCAGGGACGATCTGACGGCAGCGATGCCGCGCTTCGTCACCGCCTTTCTCGAAACCCAGTTCAGCGCCGGAGCGCCTTCCGCATGAGCAAGAAAGCCCGCTCGCTTGCCACCGAGCTCGATCCCTACATCTCGCCGTTCCGGATCGACGGCGGGCACAAGTTTCATCTCAAGTCGCACAAGACCAAGGTGAAGGGCGGGCTCGACAAGGAGCAGGGCGAGGCGATCATCGAGGAGAACCGCAAGCGGCTCGCCGACTTCCAGGAGAAGCTCTACGCGCAGGACCGCTGGTCGGTGCTGGTGCTGCTACAGGGCATGGACGCCTCGGGCAAGGACAGCGCGATCAAGAGCATCTTCGAGGGCGTCAATCCGCAGGGCTGCGAGGTGACCTCGTTCAAGCAGCCGACCTCGAAGGAGCTCGACCACGACTTCATGTGGCGGACCTGCATCGCGCTGCCCGAGCGCGGCCGCATCGGTATCTTCAACCGTTCTTACTACGAGGAATGCCTCGTCACGCGCGTGCATCCGGAGGTGCTGAAAGCCGAGAAGCTGCCGCCAAGGCTCGTCACCAAGAACATCTGGCGCGAGCGCTTCGAGGACATTTCCGCCTTCGAGCGCTATCTCTCGCGCAACGGCACGGTGATCCTGAAGTTCTTCCTCAACATCTCCAAGGAGGAGCAGCGCGAGCGCTTTCTCGACCGGCTCGAGGAGCCGGCGAAGAACTGGAAGTTCTCGATGGGCGACGTCACCGAGCGCGCCAAGTGGCAGCGCTACCAGGCGGTCTATCAGGACATCGTGCGCCACACCTCGACGCCTTACGCGCCGTGGCACGTGGTGCCGGCCGACCACAAATGGTTCGCCCGCGTCGTCATCGGCTCGACCATCGTCGCCGCGCTCGAAAGCCTCGACCTGCACTTTCCGCGCGTCGATCCTGCCTCGCTCGCCGAGTTCAAGGCGGTGCGCAAGGCGCTGGAGAGCGAGGGCAAGGGCGGGAAGAAGGGCTGAGGACGCTCAGCGCCAGCCGCATCGTTCATTATTCGGCGGCGCCGCCCAGCTCGTCATGCCCGGGCTCGACCCGAGCATCCATCTGCTCAATGAAAGCCGTCCAAGAAGCTGGATGGCCGGGTCAAGCCCGGCCATGACGAAGCAGTGAGCTGGGTGCTCGCTTGCCCTCATCATTGAACGAGAGGGAGGATTGACGGCCAGTCCGCACGCGCCGATCCGGCTATCTCGCCTCACGCTGCGCCCGCCCGTCGCGTGTCGTTCACCTGCAGGAAGCGCTGCTCGAATTCCGCGGCCGGCATCGGCTTGCCGAAATGATAGCCCTGGCCCTGCTCGCAGCCGAGCCGGAGCAGGAAGTCGGCGGTGGCCTGGTTCTCGATGCCCTCGGCGATGACGGACAGCCCGAGCTGCTTGCTGAGGCTGACCGTCGAGCCGACGATCGCGGCGTCGTCGGTCTGGGTCAGCACGTCGCGGACGAAGGAGCGATCAATCTTGAGGCCGTCGAGCGGGAACTTCTTGAGATAGCTGAGGCTCGCATAGCCGGTACCGAAATCGTCGAACACCAGGCTGACGCCGAGGGCCTGCAGGCGGTTGAAGGTCTGCAGCACGCCGGGCTCGTCATGCAGCAGGATGTCCTCGGTGACTTCGAGCTCGAGCAGGCCGGGCGACAGCCCGGTCACGGTGAGCAGCTTGCTGACGAAGGCGGCGAGGTCGCCCGACTGAAACTGTGACGGCGACAGGTTGACGCCGACGCGGATCTCCTGGCCGGCGAGCTGCCACTCCCGTGCCTGCCGGCACGCCGTCGCCATCACCCAGGTCGCAACGGCTTCCGACAGCGGCGAAGTATTGACGACCGGGATGAAGTCGCCTGGAGGTACGAGGCCGCGGGTCGGATGCCGCCAGCGGATCAATGCCTCGGCGCCGATCACGCGCCCGCTCAGCAGATCCACCTGGGGCTGGTAGAACAGCTCGAACTCGCGCCGCTCGACCGCGAGCGCAAGCTCGGCCTCGAGCGTCAGCCGCTGCTCGAGCTGCTGGCGGATCGCGCTCTCGAAGATCACGTGACTGCCGCGCACGTCGGTCTTGGCGCGGCACAGCGCAAGATGGGCGTTGCTGAGCAGCTCGTCCGCCGTCTGGCCGCCCTCGGGGTGAACCGCAACGCCAAGGCTGACCTTGACGCGCTGCTGGCGGCCCGCGGCGTCCAGCGGCGCATCGAACAGGCGCGCGAGATGCTCTGCGAGCTCGGCCACGGTGCCGCCGATGGCGGAGCAGGGAATCGCGACGGCAAATTCGTCGCCGCTGAGACGGGCGACGCGGCCCATCCTGCCGATCTCGGCGCGGAGCCGCTCGGCCGCCGCACGCAACACGCTGTCGCCGAAACTGTGGCCCAGCATGTCGTTGATGTGCTGGAAGGCATCGAGGCCGATCACCAGCAGCACCACCTGATCAGCGGCGCCATCCGCCGTCTCGATCATGGCCGCGAGTTCGGTCTGCAGCGTGTTGCGGTTGATCAGCGCGGTCAGCGTGTCGTGCTCTGCGAGATAACGAATACGTTCCGCCTCGCGCTTGCGCAGCGAGATGTCGCGCAGGATCACGCCATATTGCAGGCCGTCGGCGCCCTGCCAGGCCGAGACGCTCGCTTCGACCGGAAACACCTCGCCGTCCTTGCGGCGGCCGTCGAATTCGACGCTGGCTCCGCCGGGCAGCAGCGTGGCCGGCAGCGCCGCCTCTTCCTGCGGGAAGAGATCACGGGCCGCGCCGTCGCCCTCGGCGCGCAGTCGCGCGAAAGGCTGGCCGATGATCTCGTCGGCGCCGTAGCCGAAGATCGCGACCGCGCCGGGATTCCACACCGTGATCCGCTGGTGCTGGTCGGTGCAGACCAGGCCGTCGCCGATCGACATCGCAATCCGCTCGAAGCGGCTTTCGGCGACATGCCGCAGCAGGCCGCGGAAGTCGATCTCGTCGAGCGCGGTGGCGGTGAGATAGGCGACCAGCGCGATCTGCAGCAACGACGTGTCGAGCACCAGCGCGTAGCGGTCGTGCAGCACCAGCGCGATCGCCTCGATGCCGACGCCGATCAGCACGATCAGCAGGCCGCGCCTTGCCGCGGACAGCCGCCGCCAGCTTGCCAGCATGACCGCCACGATCAGCAGCAGGGCGGCGACGGTCGCGACCGTCGTGGTCTTGAGCAGAGTGCGATGCTGAAGGATCGATTCCGCCGCCAGGGCCTGCAGCACGACGCCGGGAAGGACGCGTCCGTTCGGCACGCTGTAGTAATCGCCGAGCTCGATCGCGGTCGCGCCGACGATCACGCGCTTGCCCTTGATCGCGGCCAGCGCATCTGCGTTGCCGCGCAGGACATCGACATACGAGACTTTCGGCAGTGAAGACGGATCGATGCCGTAGTCGATCAGGAATGAGCTGTCCTTGACCGCGTTGCTCCCGGCCAGGAATGCTCCGAAGGATTGCACGAATGTCCTGTCGTGACCGTATTCGCAGTATTCGCCGAACGCGTAGCTCCTGACCCGGCCGTCGCGGGCCACCTCCACGTTCACGAGTGCGGACCACGCCAGCTGCTCGAACTGCGGCAATGGCCGGTTGATGTGAATGGCCGTGCCCTGCTGCGTCGCATTGAGCTGCCTGAAGGCGGGCAGCACGACCGCGCCCTTTGCATGCTGCAGGGCGTCCTGGAAGGCCCGGTCGCCCGCCGCGTCCGAGGGCGAGCTGAAGTCGACATCGAAGGCGACATCGCGAACGCCGGCGCGCTGCAGCTGGTCGAGCAGACGTGCATGGGTGGAGCGTGGCCACGGCCAGACGCCGAGCGCCTCGATCGAGCCGGGGTCGATCGTCACGATCGCGATCTCGCCGCTCGCGGGATGCTTGTTCAGCCGAAAGCGCAGATCGACGAGCGCGTCGCCGAGCAGCTCGTAGCAGCCGGACAGGCCGACCGTGAGCAGCGCAACGACGACCAGAATATGCGGCATGAACCGCCTGAACATGCCCCCTCCCGCCTGTTCGCGGACGGGCTTTTCGTCCCGTGTCCGCGATCCCGGATTCATTCCCGTGTCCCCAACTCCGCGGCGATGATCCGCCGCACCAGCTTCGCTCGCATCGTGACGATCGCGTCCCGTGGCCTGGGACGCATCGCCTCAGTTCCTGCCGTGGCCGGAGGCGTGGTCGCGGCCGCCATGGTCATCGCCATTGCCGCTGTTTCCCCGGCCGTTAGTGCCACCATTGCCGCTGTTGCCGGCATTGCCGTTCCCGTTGTTACCGGCATTCCCATTGTTACCGGCGTTGCCGCTGTTGCCGCTGTTGCCGCCATTGCCGTTGCCGCCGGCAAGGCTGGACGCAGCGATGCCGTTCGCATTGGCGCCGCTCGCTGATCCGCTCGGTGAGCCGATCGCGGCGGCGACGGCGGCGGCAATCGAGGAGTCGCCGGTGGCGCCGCTTCCGATCGCCGCATTGCCGGTGGAATTGCCGCTATTGCCTCTCGCATCGGTCCAGGAGGTGCTTCGTCCTGCGCCGTTGGCCGTTGTATTTGCGCCGTGCGCGAGGCCGCGCGTTGCCTTGTGGATGTTGAGATTGACCTCGCCGATCGAGCTCGAGATCCGCACCACATTCGGCCGCGCGGCAACCGACGTCGTTGCGGAACGCTGCGACGGCAGCGCCGATGCGCCGGAGCGGATCGGAGAGACATTGGTGTTGAGCGCGTGGATCACGCTGCCCTTCGCCTCGCGGGGCGCATGCAGGCCGTCGCGCGGCACCGGAACCCGATCGAGCGTCGGCGTGCGCGGACGGCCCTGTTCGATCGGCATGAACGTGCCGCTGCCGGACAGGTTGAGGCCGGACCGGCCGCTGGCAAAGGTGGTGGCGGCCTGGCCGGGCAGCACCTGGGCGATCTGTCCGCTCTTGAAATCCGAGACCTGCACCTGGCCACGGCTGACCTCGACCTTGGCGGTGCGGCCTGAGATCGTGACGCTGAACTGGGTGCCCTTCACGACGGCGGCGAGATAGGGCGTCTCGACCTCGAAATGCTGCACGTTGCGCTTCTCGACATCGAGCAGGATCGAGCCCGCGCGCTGCAGGATCGTGGTCGCCATGCCGTCCTTGGCGGCGGCGGGGAGGCCGACCTCGGAGTTCGGCGCGATCATCATGGTCTCGGCGCCGCGCGTCAGGCGCACGCGTCCGTTCGGACCGGTGCGGATGGTGTCGCCCGGCTTGAGGGCGTCGTCGCGGCCGAGCGAAACCTGCGCCGCCCCCTGCGTGGCGACCCAGACCTCTCCGGATGATTTGCTCACCAGCCACGGCTCGCCGTCGGCGGCGAAAGCAACCGGCGTCGCGCCGAAAAGGCACGCGGCGATCAGTCCCGATCTCAGGAGGCGCTTGGATGACATGGCACGAACTCGCGTCGTTGGCAGCCTTTGAAACTAATCCAAATGTTTCAAGAGACCCTTAGGAGTTGCACCGGTGTTTCCTTCACGCGTTTACGCTTCATTGACCTTAACAAATTAAGAACGAACCATGGGTCGCCGTGGTGTCAGAAGCGTTGGGAGGTCTGCGGAGCGGCGCGCCGAGGCGATCGCGCCGTGCGGCTTGCGGCTGCCCGGAGGGGCCGCGGCGGCTGGGGTTTCGCTGCTCGCAGCCCTGTTCACGAGCGGCGTCCATGCGCAGCAGGTCGGCCAGCCGAGCTTCGATCCGCGTCAGACCGAGAAGTACTTCGACGAGCAGTCGCGTTCGCCGCAGCCGGCGCCGCCGCGCCCGCGCGCGCCTCAGTTCAGCACGCAGGGCGGGGGCGATCATAAGCCTCTGTTCACCATGCGCGGCGTCATCCTGACGGGAACCTCGGCCCTCTCAGCCGACCAACTCGCCGCGACCTATCAGCCTTACATCGGCAAGCCGGTCTCGCAGGCCGACCTCGCCGCGATCGCATCAGCAATCAGCGATCAGTACCGCGCCGCCGGGTTCCATCTCAGCCGGGCGATCATTCCGCCGCAGGACATCAGCAACGG is from Bradyrhizobium sp. ORS 285 and encodes:
- a CDS encoding ATP-binding cassette domain-containing protein; this translates as MPRTPLITYDRVRKTFPGPVVAVDDVSLDIAEGEFLAIVGGSGSGKTTLLRLTNRLIALDGGAIRIGGEDIGGLEPVALRRRIGNVFQNGALFPHMTVASNIGITPKLLGTPANDIAARVDELLDLVQLDRKAYRDRMPDELSGGQRQRVGVARALAAKPRIVLMDEPFGALDPLTRDALGHDYCALHEKLGLTTLMITHDITEALLLADRIAVMRTGRLIEVGTAAELAASREPYVTELMSTPRRQAARLAALLPEGGAA
- a CDS encoding ABC transporter substrate-binding protein, whose amino-acid sequence is MNKIIGRVTGALLALTLSTGIASAASKVTIAVGGGACLCYLPTVLAKQLGEYEKAGLDVELVDLKGGSDALKAVLGGSADVVSGYFDHCVNLAAKKQEMQSFVVYDRYPGLVLVVAPSHNKEINSIKDLAGKKVGVSAPGSSTDFFLKYMLKKNGLDPAGTAVIGVGLGATAVAAMQQGQIDAAVMLDPSVTVLQGAYPDLKILSDTRTQHDTLEVFGGEYPGGALYSTVAWIAGHEKETQALTNAIVATLGWIHAHTPEEIMAKMPEELVGKDKALYLAALKNTIPMYSQTGKMDPKGADAVLAVFSTGSPEVAKANIDVSKTFTNKFVEQAKAAK
- a CDS encoding NUDIX hydrolase, whose product is MTDVVIHRVTTLDLKVEPFEWPFARERRDDIAAHFAERQREKPGLWNGRILLGREARFDHGQFSASYFETDFASLLAWRDWGFPDRTAFNGFGMGAIRSSDGAFVLGEMGAHTANAGRLYFPAGTPDLDDVDGSTLDLASNVAREVEEETGLTPADYQASAHWDCVVTGASVALMRVLDVAETGEVLQRRIEANLAAQDEPELAGVRLVRSRDDLTAAMPRFVTAFLETQFSAGAPSA
- a CDS encoding ABC transporter permease/substrate-binding protein — translated: MSLLSDPRLAEALSHLADYLGSHLRVSIAALALGLVISFPLALLARNKPSLRNLLLGLASVVQTVPGLALLALFYPLLLALAALSLRWFGLSFSAFGFLPAVLALALYSMLPVLRNTITGLDGVDAGLIEAAKGVGMTERQALTMVELPLALPVIMAGIRTAAVWVIGTATLSTPIGQTSLGNYIFAGLQTQNWVLVVFGCVAAAVLALVVDQLLALIENGLRTRSRARVGLGTATIALMVAASLLPSLAGTSARYVIGAKTFTEQYVLSALISERLQAAGLTATSRAGLGSSVIYEALRNGDIDAYVDYSGTLWANQFHHKEQLPREALLAALKQDLAKDKVTLLGELGFENAYALVMPRKKAEALGIRAIEDLARHTSGMSIAGDYEFFSRPEWAALRDAYGLAFRAQRQMQPDFMYAAVASGEVDIIAGYTSDGLIAKYDLVVLDDPKHAIPPYDAILLLSPKRTDDRALQDALRPLLGRIDIATMQQANLRASGSDAESSPQAVARWLWSKISK
- a CDS encoding ABC transporter ATP-binding protein, translated to MTQSTAAAVSLEGTTVAFRLAGGRTYTAVETAQLSVEDGEFVAIVGPTGCGKSTLLNVAAGLLKPAAGHVRIFGKPLAGLNREAGYLFQADALFPWKTALENVAIGLEVAGTSSTEASAKAQQWLTSVGLGAFGNRYPHMLSGGQRKRVGLAQVLIRNPRIILMDEPFGPLDAQTRQIMGNLLLDLWNADRKAVLFVTHDLEEAIALADRVVIMSAGPASRIIGDWRVTLPRPRDIFEVRMKHEFHELHREIWQTLKAEVEKTYKQAEAV
- a CDS encoding rhodanese-like domain-containing protein yields the protein MTSSVKEMLAAANAAVPKITPAEAKAMIAKGNTLVLDVRDAPEIEKSGKIEGAHHVSRGMLEFRADPDSPYHDKAFAKDKTIILYCASGGRSALSGKTLKDLGYDKVFNVGAFKDWAESGGPVDKPIEAGM
- a CDS encoding ABC transporter permease, encoding MSRVTLLALQLLVAIVAIALWQFFATVPVFGRILLPPFFFSNPVDVFSQVVKWFATGAIWKHLAITLWESILAFAIGSLGGVLVGFWFARKPLVAAVFDPYVKMANALPRVVLAPIFTLWLGLGIWSKVALGVTLVFFIVFFNVYQGVKEVSTVVRDNARMLGMSERQLMRHVYWPSALSWMFSSLHTSVGFAVVGAVVGEYLGSAAGLGYLIQQAEGVFDVAGVFAGMFVLSAFVILIDICVTLVERRLLVWRPDAADGR